A genomic window from Planococcus rifietoensis includes:
- the kynA gene encoding tryptophan 2,3-dioxygenase, with protein MDKYKNGQNIAAANERNIRTDFKESMTYGDYLHLDKLLSAQDGVSGHHDESLFIIIHQVSELWMKLILHELSAAIRHIEADDLQPAFKQLARVSRIQSQIIQGWDVLSTLTPAEYLEFRDDLGNASGFQSYQYRMIEFALGYKTKHVLSIYEKDPVLHEQLTEAFHAPGLYDAAIQKLARSGFKIDDSVLTRDVSTVYEPNDSVREAWKEIYRNVDEHWELYQLAEKLVDIEDWLQQWRFRHMKTVERIIGFKQGTGGSSGVNYLKKVLDQYFFPELWQIRTDV; from the coding sequence ATGGATAAATACAAAAACGGGCAGAACATCGCCGCTGCAAACGAACGAAATATCCGCACGGATTTCAAGGAAAGCATGACTTACGGCGATTATTTGCATCTCGACAAGCTGTTGTCTGCACAAGACGGTGTCAGCGGACATCACGATGAATCGCTTTTCATCATCATCCATCAAGTATCCGAACTATGGATGAAGCTGATTTTGCATGAGTTGTCGGCGGCCATCCGCCATATCGAGGCGGACGATCTGCAGCCCGCGTTCAAGCAATTGGCACGCGTATCGCGTATCCAGTCGCAAATCATCCAAGGCTGGGATGTGCTGTCGACCTTGACCCCTGCTGAATACTTGGAGTTCCGGGATGACCTCGGCAATGCGAGCGGCTTTCAGTCCTATCAGTACCGCATGATTGAATTTGCGCTCGGCTACAAAACCAAGCATGTCTTAAGCATCTATGAAAAAGACCCGGTCTTGCACGAGCAATTAACAGAAGCGTTCCACGCACCGGGCTTGTATGATGCCGCCATCCAAAAATTGGCGCGCAGCGGATTCAAGATCGACGACAGTGTCCTTACGCGCGATGTCAGCACTGTATACGAACCGAACGACAGTGTCCGGGAAGCGTGGAAGGAAATTTACCGCAACGTCGATGAGCACTGGGAACTGTATCAATTGGCGGAGAAGTTGGTCGACATTGAAGATTGGCTGCAACAATGGCGGTTCCGCCACATGAAAACGGTCGAACGGATCATCGGTTTTAAACAAGGGACAGGCGGATCGTCTGGTGTCAATTATTTAAAGAAAGTATTGGATCAATATTTCTTCCCGGAACTTTGGCAAATCCGGACAGACGTCTAA
- a CDS encoding ABC transporter ATP-binding protein — protein MFNAIRRPFGYEPVLTKEDLKKSPDNKNERAKNWKSTLLRIWKLVDEQRTLLIIVLTLVFVSSAMALLGPFLIGYIIDTYIVPGAFEGMGLIIGWLVVVYVLHSVTLYLQNYWMVGIAQQVIYQMRAGLFGHFQRLPVSFFDKRQHGELMSRMTNDIENVSSTLNTSFIQVFSSILTLVGTAVVMVFLSPILTVLTFIIIPIMYWSVRWITKRTGRLYKEQQKAVGDLNGMIEETISGQKIVKAFSQEDRVMDEFLVKSERLRRNGFWAWTYAGFIPKVMNFLNNGSFAIVAGVGGLLALNGSVTIGVIVIFTEYSRQFTRPLNDLANQFNTVLSAIAGAERVFAIMDEAEEADDTKHNAEKRLEGKVEFDNVSFKYEGAEEEWTIRKLSFTVETGQTAAFVGATGAGKTTVMQLLARFYDVDEGEIRIDGTPIGAMPRETLRKQIAFVLQDPFLFEASVSDNIRYGKLDASDEEVLEAAKQANAHDFISKLPEGYDTVLSGDGSMISQGQKQLLSIARALIADPVILLLDEATSSIDTVTELKIQEALERLMEGRTSFVIAHRLNTVRKADFVYVMELGKLVESGSQDELLKKDGLYATMLADAKL, from the coding sequence ATGTTTAATGCAATCCGCCGGCCTTTTGGCTACGAGCCGGTATTGACGAAGGAAGATTTGAAAAAATCACCGGATAACAAAAATGAACGCGCAAAAAACTGGAAATCCACATTGCTGCGGATCTGGAAGCTCGTGGACGAACAACGCACGCTATTGATCATCGTCTTGACACTTGTATTCGTCAGTTCCGCAATGGCATTGCTCGGTCCATTTTTGATCGGGTATATCATTGATACGTATATTGTTCCGGGAGCATTCGAAGGAATGGGTTTGATCATCGGCTGGCTGGTCGTGGTCTATGTGCTCCATTCGGTGACTCTCTACTTGCAAAACTACTGGATGGTCGGGATTGCCCAGCAAGTCATCTATCAAATGCGGGCGGGACTGTTTGGGCATTTTCAACGCTTGCCGGTGTCGTTTTTCGATAAACGCCAGCACGGCGAATTGATGAGCCGCATGACCAACGATATCGAGAATGTTTCATCGACACTCAATACATCGTTTATACAAGTGTTTTCGAGTATTTTGACACTGGTCGGGACGGCAGTAGTCATGGTGTTTCTCAGCCCGATTCTCACCGTATTGACGTTCATCATCATTCCAATTATGTATTGGTCCGTTCGCTGGATCACAAAACGTACGGGCCGTTTGTATAAAGAACAGCAAAAAGCGGTCGGGGATCTGAACGGCATGATCGAAGAAACCATTTCTGGCCAAAAGATCGTCAAAGCCTTTTCCCAGGAAGACCGAGTCATGGATGAGTTTCTCGTCAAAAGCGAACGCCTCCGCCGCAACGGTTTCTGGGCTTGGACCTATGCCGGGTTCATTCCAAAAGTGATGAACTTCCTCAACAACGGCAGTTTTGCGATCGTGGCGGGTGTCGGTGGATTGCTTGCTCTGAACGGCTCGGTCACAATCGGTGTGATTGTTATCTTCACCGAGTATTCACGACAGTTCACGCGGCCGTTGAACGATTTGGCGAACCAATTCAATACGGTGCTGTCGGCCATTGCAGGGGCTGAACGTGTCTTCGCCATCATGGACGAAGCGGAAGAAGCCGATGATACAAAACACAACGCTGAAAAGCGGCTTGAAGGAAAAGTAGAATTCGATAATGTGTCTTTTAAATACGAAGGCGCTGAAGAGGAATGGACCATTCGCAAATTGAGCTTCACGGTGGAAACTGGGCAGACGGCGGCATTCGTCGGGGCGACAGGTGCCGGAAAAACGACGGTCATGCAGCTATTGGCAAGATTTTACGATGTCGATGAAGGCGAGATCCGCATCGACGGCACGCCAATCGGGGCGATGCCGCGCGAAACTTTGCGCAAGCAAATTGCGTTCGTCTTGCAGGATCCGTTCCTGTTCGAAGCGTCGGTTAGCGACAACATCCGCTACGGCAAGCTTGATGCGAGCGACGAGGAAGTGTTGGAAGCAGCGAAACAAGCCAACGCCCATGACTTCATCTCCAAACTGCCGGAAGGCTACGACACGGTGCTATCTGGCGACGGTTCGATGATCAGCCAGGGGCAGAAGCAATTGTTGTCGATTGCGCGGGCGCTTATCGCCGATCCGGTCATTTTGCTGCTCGACGAGGCGACGAGTTCGATCGACACCGTGACGGAGCTGAAAATCCAGGAAGCGCTCGAAAGGCTTATGGAAGGGCGCACGAGTTTTGTTATTGCCCATCGGTTGAATACAGTGAGAAAAGCGGACTTCGTCTATGTCATGGAGCTCGGCAAGCTAGTCGAATCAGGCAGTCAGGACGAATTGCTGAAAAAAGATGGCTTGTATGCGACGATGCTCGCAGATGCCAAATTATAA
- a CDS encoding glycerophosphodiester phosphodiesterase family protein, whose translation MEIFAHRGSSGTHPENTLPAFVEAAALPVHGVELDVHLSADGELVVIHDEKVNLTTNGKGYVKDMTLAELKTLDAGSWKAGEWAGSEMPTLAQVFGVFENTHHVLNVELKTDVFPYVGAVEKVAKLAAEQGMEHRLVISSFNHPDVKLAMDRYQLTGAILASNILVDMVAYTETAGTKRLHLSLPYALRHGAELIEKGCEVYVYTVNRLDYAEQLQQIGVSGIFTDYPEKMLGELK comes from the coding sequence ATGGAAATTTTTGCGCATCGCGGAAGTTCGGGCACGCATCCGGAAAACACGCTGCCTGCTTTCGTGGAAGCTGCAGCCTTGCCGGTCCACGGGGTGGAACTGGACGTGCATTTATCAGCAGACGGTGAACTTGTCGTCATCCATGATGAAAAAGTGAACCTCACCACAAACGGCAAAGGCTATGTAAAAGACATGACGCTTGCCGAACTGAAAACACTGGACGCCGGAAGCTGGAAAGCAGGTGAATGGGCGGGATCCGAAATGCCGACATTGGCACAAGTTTTTGGGGTATTTGAAAACACCCATCACGTGCTGAATGTGGAATTGAAAACGGACGTTTTCCCGTATGTGGGCGCGGTGGAAAAAGTGGCTAAGCTTGCGGCTGAACAGGGCATGGAACATCGGCTCGTCATCTCTTCATTCAATCACCCGGACGTAAAATTGGCGATGGATCGCTACCAATTGACAGGTGCAATTCTAGCTTCCAATATTCTGGTCGATATGGTCGCTTATACAGAGACGGCCGGGACGAAGCGGCTTCATCTGTCGTTGCCGTATGCGCTTCGCCACGGTGCCGAACTGATCGAAAAGGGATGCGAAGTTTATGTCTATACCGTCAACCGGCTCGACTACGCCGAACAATTGCAGCAGATTGGCGTCTCGGGCATCTTCACGGATTATCCCGAAAAAATGCTGGGGGAATTGAAATGA
- a CDS encoding GNAT family N-acetyltransferase: MGGYDKKKKEGGMEMELSLSIASFPLDAETAGEMERLIDGEPDECRTLLHNELWQKPFAKGFAVLAYTDSGELVGCAAAGDLVGLHHYEWSAFVSPDYRRLGLATALADGVRHSLEQRGAESVLAAFTEHSASDSWLEGLGYHRSFQELQFEADPLPAYELGEGVEVAVYEEKHLDVLANLLRAAFDESVLPVLEHNLEDPERHVYLMRHEGKLVATATLSSEDQALWVTALAVSPDAQRSGHGQAFLKWARQWAHQKKMARVLVEVETDNVARPVYEKAGFTKLSTISYWQPAVQ; the protein is encoded by the coding sequence GTGGGCGGTTATGATAAGAAGAAAAAGGAAGGCGGGATGGAAATGGAATTATCCCTGTCGATTGCGTCGTTTCCGCTGGATGCGGAGACTGCGGGGGAAATGGAACGGTTGATTGACGGCGAGCCGGATGAGTGCCGAACTTTGCTGCACAATGAATTATGGCAAAAACCGTTTGCGAAAGGATTTGCGGTGCTTGCTTACACCGATAGCGGAGAGTTGGTCGGCTGTGCGGCTGCAGGCGATTTGGTCGGCTTGCATCATTACGAATGGTCAGCATTTGTCTCCCCGGATTACCGCCGGCTTGGGCTGGCAACAGCTTTGGCTGATGGCGTGCGGCATTCTCTCGAACAGCGAGGGGCAGAAAGCGTGCTTGCGGCATTCACGGAGCATAGCGCATCGGATAGTTGGCTGGAAGGCCTTGGCTATCATCGTTCTTTCCAAGAATTACAGTTTGAAGCGGATCCTCTTCCTGCTTATGAACTCGGTGAGGGAGTGGAGGTTGCTGTGTATGAAGAAAAGCATTTGGATGTATTGGCGAATCTTTTGCGCGCGGCATTTGATGAATCTGTTCTCCCGGTGCTTGAGCACAATCTAGAAGATCCGGAACGCCATGTCTATTTGATGCGGCACGAAGGCAAACTTGTGGCAACGGCTACATTGAGCAGCGAAGACCAAGCGTTATGGGTGACGGCGCTTGCTGTGTCGCCGGATGCCCAGCGATCAGGCCATGGCCAAGCATTTTTGAAGTGGGCGCGGCAATGGGCCCATCAGAAAAAAATGGCTCGCGTGCTGGTTGAAGTGGAAACTGACAATGTGGCGCGACCGGTTTATGAAAAGGCGGGCTTTACAAAATTATCGACTATTTCTTATTGGCAGCCCGCAGTGCAATGA
- a CDS encoding YusW family protein — translation MTKNKKLIFPALIMSSALSLAACGDEEEVTQPVTDEAAEETPAPEAESTEDASPSGGTEGTADGETYGFTDLSVDVDMPDQDDALDFSYEEERGQVEAEYENKIDGVDLTGDEAFNELEQGLSQLNLTPDTPDDEVISQVVEAFGIDAGFKKIEIEIDYADGSDKNYEQTNQ, via the coding sequence ATGACAAAAAATAAAAAATTGATCTTTCCTGCCCTTATCATGTCTTCTGCACTTTCCCTGGCGGCTTGCGGCGATGAGGAGGAAGTCACCCAGCCTGTCACAGATGAGGCCGCTGAAGAAACGCCAGCGCCGGAAGCAGAGTCGACTGAAGATGCTTCTCCAAGCGGCGGAACCGAAGGAACTGCGGACGGCGAAACATACGGATTCACTGACTTGTCCGTTGATGTCGATATGCCTGACCAAGATGACGCCTTAGATTTTAGCTACGAAGAAGAGCGCGGCCAAGTCGAGGCAGAATATGAGAATAAGATCGACGGCGTTGATCTGACGGGCGATGAAGCTTTCAATGAACTGGAACAAGGCTTGTCCCAGTTGAACTTAACGCCTGATACGCCAGACGACGAAGTCATCAGCCAAGTTGTTGAAGCTTTCGGCATTGACGCTGGCTTTAAGAAAATCGAAATTGAAATAGATTATGCAGACGGCTCCGATAAAAATTATGAACAAACAAATCAATAA